CATTCTTAGAAAAGGAACTTTTGTATATAAATCCTCAGTGTGTAGCTTAGGAGATAAAATTAAATAATCTCCAATAGTCGTTATACGTGGGTTATTAGTATGATCTGCATATATATCTACCCCAAACACTTTTAGAACTCCTTCGGCAAAAGTGGCTTCGTCTGGAAATTGAAAACCATGATTCTTTAATCCCTCATAATACAATTCATTTAATAAATTTAGATCATCTAAACTGTAATTAGATTCTTTGTAGCCATAAGCAGGAGGTTCGTTTAACCCTGCATATTCTATTCGTTCCATGGCTTTTTGGTATTTTGTTTCTCTTCCCTTCATGACTTCTCTAAATAAAGGATCTTTAGGATCAAAATACTGTGGTAAGTTTTTCCAATGTATTTTTTCTGGTTCCTTTCGTTCTTCTGTACTAATTCTTCGTTCTATTCTTAATGAATTTGTGTTTTGTTTTTGACAACTAGTCAAACTCAACAGTAAGAGCACTATATTAATTTTCATTTTATTCTATTTTAGTTTTTTAACATAACCTCTAGGTCGGTAATACCCAATCCAGCCAACATGTCCCTGTAGTGCCTTTCCTTTTAGTAAATAATATGAAACTCGAGTATGATTATTATCTATTCCTAATTCTTTTATTCTATTTTTGTCATTTTTATTCAAGTAGGGAAATTTGTTATCTAGATGCGTATTCATATCAGCACTTTCACCTAAAGCTTCTAGTATGGTAACTATTTTTTTTTCTTTGTTATATTTATATACAATACCACAATGTCCCCTTGTTGATGTACTCCATACAAAAATATCGCCAGGTAGAGGTTCAAAATCAGGGTTTTTACCTGATACAAAGTCAACAGTACATTGTTCATTGATCGTAGAAGTTAAATTTTTACGAAAGATTTCTTCTGTGATCATTCCACTAGTAACTACATGAGCAACTTGTTTTGTTACGCCTAATAAATGCAAATAAATACAAACAAATTCTGAGCAATCAACTTCAACAATATCTTTGTATTTCAAGCTGGTTCGATTATTGTCCTGTTTATATTTATTTCCCTTCTCTGCGTAGCGTTTCATCATTTCCAATACGCCATCTCCATAATCGGGAAAGTAGGTAAAGTCACAAGTATCAATCTGAAACACCTTCGACGTTTTATCTTGAAACACCTTTTTCTTCTCTGCATAAGCAACATTGTTTCCTATTTTTTTTGACACCTCATCAACATTCCATTCTAAATTACTATAGTGATTTGCTTTTTTATCCCTCCAAGCCCAATAGGCCATACTAGCCACCATAGCCACTTGAGGGTCTGTTCCTACTTTATCAGCACCTTCCTCTGTTAATACCTCCACACCCAATAGTTTTGTCGTATACTTATTTGCTTGTTCATAACTGGCTCTAAACGTAATCTGAATATAGCCTCGTCCTCTAAATTTCCAGCCTTCACCTCCTGGCTTATTTTTATCATTGCCAAATCTTCCACCATAAACCAAATCAGCAATCATTCTTTGGTTTGCAGCTTGTATACCACTATCATTAGGAGCATTTAAATCTTTTCTTCCATACTTGTTAGAATGCTGTTTATTTTGAAAAAAATTATTTAATCGTACAGATTGAGAGCGATAGTTTCCATCCGTATAATATCCTCCAATTTGATTAACGGTATCTCCTTTCACCCATGTCTTTCCCTTTCTCCTTTCATTACCCGTTTCCAATAGTAAAGCAGAATAGTCTAGATTCTCTTTTCTAATTTTCAAGGGGCTCCCTGATTCTGCAAAAACTTGTGAAAAAAAATGCGCTTTATTCCAACAAGTATTCATTTCAAAAACCGTCATATAATCAGTATAGGCTTTTGCGATGGCTTCCAGGACAGCTGCATCTGATCCTGGAAATATCTGGAGTAATTGGGCGCTTGTTACAGGAGCCTTGCATCTTGGACAATCGGAATGGGAATCAGGTACAACCTCCTTTTTATCCTTCGGTCTACGCTCCACGACAATCGGTATACTGTGTTCCTTAAAGGTTTGGTTAAACACAAATTTTTCAACCAGTTTAAGCTGATGCAGGTAGAGGTAGCCCAATTTATTGTCCTTGTGATAGGTCGCTAAGCGAAGAAGATTTTCTTTCGCTCGTTTTTGAGCCTCTGTACGAGGCAATCCTTCTTCTATTTCGGGTTGAAAGGGTTGTATCAGTAAGTGATCATTGGCTCGATTTCGCTCGTATCCTTTAGGAAATAATACCTCCACAGCTGTTTTCTTTACGGTATATGGGTTTTGATTATACAACGGCCCTTTGGTTTTGGCTTCATAGCTAATCCCCAAGTAAAACACGCGAGGGGTACTTGCCAATTCCTTATCTTTTTTATGGGTATTCCCTTTGTAGATTAATTCATCTCCTGTATCTAAGGGATGATAAATTGTATGTTGCCCTTTGGGAAAAGTAAGAGAAAACGAGGTAGCCTTTCGATCTTTAAATTCCAGCTTTAAAAAGCTTTGATTGGTATTTTCATATAGGGTTACCGTCAAGGTATCTGGCAAGATTTCATCCTGATCATAGCGTCCCAGTATACGTACCACTTCAAGTTCGATGGGTTCTTTGTATAGTATGGGACGAATCAAACGGCGGTGATTAGCCGTGTTAAAATAGGCTTCAATACGGTATTTCTTCAGAATATACGCGTAGGTATTCACCGTATCTACTGGAAAAACATGACCAAAAAGCGCTTCTTTTTTCTCGAATAATTCCCTTTTGACATTCGATAGTCCAATTTCTTCTGAAAGGGTGAAAAAGATGGCGTATTCTTCCCCTTTACCTTCTGGAGCCTGGCGAGCGAAAGTCTTCCAAAAATCAGAGAAGCTTTTTACCACATGCGTACCTTTTCCTTGGCTGTCAAAACCAACCGTATCGCGAAACAATTCTAATAAATCTCGTTCTCGATTGCGAGAATCATACCAATAACAAATCGTCGCTGATTGATCCTCAAAGCCTTTAATTTCCAATGCAATAGCAAAGTCTTCATTGAAACTCAAAGTAGGCTGATGTTGATCCAATGCATTGATAAATTCCCAGCGATTCACTTTTCCTTCCGTACAATCAATTTCACAGGTATACGTTTGGTTATTGAATAGCACCTCCAAGCGGTAGAGACCAACTTCTTCCAATTGAAGATCCAGTGTAGCTAGGTTGGACTGCAATACAATACCCTCGGTTTGGGTGTGAATAGGATAGATTTCAATAGCTTCTAAGGGTTGATTGGCAAGCGTATCTGCTGATTCAGTTGCTTCCAGTTCCTTCAAATCACGCTGAATGGCTTGTTGACGTTTTGGGTTTACATAATACATAGACAAGTCAAAACCCGTCTGCTTTTTAGGCCCTTTGACATAAGTTAGCGTATAGCGTATTTCACCGTCAACATTGGCGTGAATGATAGAAGCTGGTTGATTTTCTTTTTCAGGGAACACATAGTGAAGCAATCGTTGAAACACATTTGGTTGGTGTAGCTCTTGAGCTTCCACATACACATCTGCTGTTGGAGATTGATACCCTAAAGTTGTTTCCAAAGTAAGCGTCACAATAGCTTGACGATAAACTTGATAAACTTGTTTTTGAGTCTTTTGAACACTTGTCGAAGAAGCATGGCTTGGGCTTAGTGTTAACTGTTCGAGTTGATTAGCCATGACCTGAATGGTTTGTGTCACTTTGTCTTTTCCTGTCCAAAAATTGCCATATACACACGCAATAACATAGGTGCCTTCCACAGTAAAATCTAGAGTCACTGTTGTATGACGTATAAAATGCTGTTGGAATTGCTTACTACCTGGTGATCGTATCAACCATTTAACCTGTGTTGGAGTGATAGTTTGCTTGTTTTGAAGGTCAACTGTAAATGTAATTCGACTACCAAGGCGAATCCGTTCTACCTGTGGAGAAATCGAGAGTACTGCATTGGCGTATACCTGAAAATATTGAGGCGGGATTGCCAAACTGCGCTTTGAATTCTCCCAAACCTCTATTTGATAGGTATGGGCATTGGTGCAGGTATACACTGCTTGAATGACAGTACCTACTTGAGTAAATTGATGCTTACCTGTTGAGCAGAAAACAACAGCGGTTTGGGTATGTGAATCTCCTTCTTTTACGTGAACTTTGATTCGCAGTTGATCGACTCGTTCCTGTGACAAGCGAATGGTACTATGAAGTGTAATCTTTACTTGATCCCCAACAACGCGAGTCGATGTTGGAGGTTGATTCAATTCCAACAAGGTAAGAACGGCCTGATTGACCACTTCGATATAGTAGTAAAAAGTGCCATAATACGTTTTCGCCGCCTCTTCTTTTGGCGTTCGTGCAGCAGATATAAGATAAACACCCGTCTGAGTAGGTTCCCAACTAAAAGCTCGGTGGGTGGTGGGATGTGCTTGGTAATCGACGCTTTCTGCCGTAGTTTGAACGTGAAAAGTTTGCCCCGTTTTTCCTACTTCAAAAAGGCTCGAATCACCACAAGACTGTATGACACTCCAGCTGATGTACTGCTTGTCTTCTTCTAAAGGTGTACTCGCTCTAAATATCATTTCTTCTCCAAGACCCACACGCAAAGCACGAGGATTTTCTGGCGTAAGCGCACCCCAATGGAGTTCATCTAGATTCACTAACGTTATACTATCGACATTGGAAACATAGCGGAGCGTTTGAGGGCTACTAGCTTCACCAGTTTTTTCTTCAATTAAATCAACACCAGTTTTTTCTTCTTCTACTGTTCCTGTTTCTTGTTGCTCTTGGTCTTCCTCCATCGTAATAACTTGACCATGGTGATGAATGGAGATTGTTCCGCCCATTATACATTGTAGCGTACCTGTTTCAGTTAGGATATCCCGTTCTCCAATAGAAGGAAAATCCACATTGGCTTCAACCTTCCAAAAACCAAGAGGTTGATACAGGCAGCTTTTGTCGTATCCCTTTTTGTGCTTACACGTTTTAAAAGGAGAAGGCCCTTCGACAAATTGAGTGTCTTCAATAGTAGCAATGAGTTTATCAACCGCATTCGCGTAGTACTTTTTATGCGTACTAATCCGCAATTCAGGAAAAAGTGAGGGGTTTCCTGTACACGTACATTGAGCTCCTGAACAAACGATGAATTCAGAAACAGAAGGCGAAGGGATAGAAGTTTGCTTTTTCATACCGAAACTTTTTTTAGAGCAATTTGACTCTTTTGTTGCTTATTGTTTCTACCTCCTTATTGGACAAGAATTGAAAATTTTCTTTGGTAGCTTCCATCTGCCCGATTTCACAAGTTAACCTATAATCTTGTGTTTGATACGCAGCAGTATAAACGATGGATGTTGTGCTATCTCTAGCTGTTAAATTATACCGTTTTGCGGCCTTGATATCTATATTTTCTTGCGCTTCCAAATACAAATGTTGTTGGGCAAAAGCGTGGATATTTTGACTAGCTTGTAAATGAATATTCTTAGCGTTTAAGATTAAATTTTCAGGAGCTGTAAGTAAAATGTCTTTCGCTTTGGTATCTAAGGTAACGTGATTGCCTATTGCATCAAATAGTTCAATAGACTCGTCTTCTGTAAATCGAAGGGTATGTCCACTTCGGGTACGAATACTCTTGATTTGGTTTTCATGTCCACCACCCATACCTGTGGATCCATAGAAAAAACTACCTAAAACAAAAGGACGATCGGGATGATTGCCTATAAAACTCACCAGTACTAGATCTCCTTCTTCTGGAATAAAGACAAACCCACGATTAGCGGAAACAAATGAGCTGTTACCTGCATGCTGACTTAGTACGGGTATAAATGCAGTACTTTGATTATTGCGTTGCCA
The window above is part of the Myroides odoratus DSM 2801 genome. Proteins encoded here:
- a CDS encoding PAAR-like protein, encoding MKKQTSIPSPSVSEFIVCSGAQCTCTGNPSLFPELRISTHKKYYANAVDKLIATIEDTQFVEGPSPFKTCKHKKGYDKSCLYQPLGFWKVEANVDFPSIGERDILTETGTLQCIMGGTISIHHHGQVITMEEDQEQQETGTVEEEKTGVDLIEEKTGEASSPQTLRYVSNVDSITLVNLDELHWGALTPENPRALRVGLGEEMIFRASTPLEEDKQYISWSVIQSCGDSSLFEVGKTGQTFHVQTTAESVDYQAHPTTHRAFSWEPTQTGVYLISAARTPKEEAAKTYYGTFYYYIEVVNQAVLTLLELNQPPTSTRVVGDQVKITLHSTIRLSQERVDQLRIKVHVKEGDSHTQTAVVFCSTGKHQFTQVGTVIQAVYTCTNAHTYQIEVWENSKRSLAIPPQYFQVYANAVLSISPQVERIRLGSRITFTVDLQNKQTITPTQVKWLIRSPGSKQFQQHFIRHTTVTLDFTVEGTYVIACVYGNFWTGKDKVTQTIQVMANQLEQLTLSPSHASSTSVQKTQKQVYQVYRQAIVTLTLETTLGYQSPTADVYVEAQELHQPNVFQRLLHYVFPEKENQPASIIHANVDGEIRYTLTYVKGPKKQTGFDLSMYYVNPKRQQAIQRDLKELEATESADTLANQPLEAIEIYPIHTQTEGIVLQSNLATLDLQLEEVGLYRLEVLFNNQTYTCEIDCTEGKVNRWEFINALDQHQPTLSFNEDFAIALEIKGFEDQSATICYWYDSRNRERDLLELFRDTVGFDSQGKGTHVVKSFSDFWKTFARQAPEGKGEEYAIFFTLSEEIGLSNVKRELFEKKEALFGHVFPVDTVNTYAYILKKYRIEAYFNTANHRRLIRPILYKEPIELEVVRILGRYDQDEILPDTLTVTLYENTNQSFLKLEFKDRKATSFSLTFPKGQHTIYHPLDTGDELIYKGNTHKKDKELASTPRVFYLGISYEAKTKGPLYNQNPYTVKKTAVEVLFPKGYERNRANDHLLIQPFQPEIEEGLPRTEAQKRAKENLLRLATYHKDNKLGYLYLHQLKLVEKFVFNQTFKEHSIPIVVERRPKDKKEVVPDSHSDCPRCKAPVTSAQLLQIFPGSDAAVLEAIAKAYTDYMTVFEMNTCWNKAHFFSQVFAESGSPLKIRKENLDYSALLLETGNERRKGKTWVKGDTVNQIGGYYTDGNYRSQSVRLNNFFQNKQHSNKYGRKDLNAPNDSGIQAANQRMIADLVYGGRFGNDKNKPGGEGWKFRGRGYIQITFRASYEQANKYTTKLLGVEVLTEEGADKVGTDPQVAMVASMAYWAWRDKKANHYSNLEWNVDEVSKKIGNNVAYAEKKKVFQDKTSKVFQIDTCDFTYFPDYGDGVLEMMKRYAEKGNKYKQDNNRTSLKYKDIVEVDCSEFVCIYLHLLGVTKQVAHVVTSGMITEEIFRKNLTSTINEQCTVDFVSGKNPDFEPLPGDIFVWSTSTRGHCGIVYKYNKEKKIVTILEALGESADMNTHLDNKFPYLNKNDKNRIKELGIDNNHTRVSYYLLKGKALQGHVGWIGYYRPRGYVKKLK